A stretch of DNA from Acropora palmata chromosome 12, jaAcrPala1.3, whole genome shotgun sequence:
GTAACATTTCCATCTCGTGGCTGCAGTAATTTCTCTTTCGTGCATCCGTACTTCACAGATGACATACACGTACATTAATCAGATTAACCCATCACCCCGagtcaaacaagaaaatcaaaaaagGTTTATTATTACATGTTGCCCGTTCAAAGAAATTGATCGCAAGCAAACTCCTTCAacaaaaatagccaaaatggGTAATTGCAATGATTCTTCAAGCCACGGAGATTCGTCGTTAAGTTCAGATAGTGATGCAGAATATCAGGTAGAGAGTGGTAAAACGAGAGAACCACAGACAAGAAAAACCTCTAAACAGCTTCGGTATTACTACAGAAAAACTGCCGGAAGGACGAAACGAACGTACACGCCATTTGCAGACCAAGAAAATCCTAGTAAGCAGCTGAAGTGCTATCATGCTATGAAAGAATGTGAAAGCGCAACTGTTTCAGCTGAACATGATCTTTCCCTTGAGATTGATGCTACTGGCGACAACACGATCGCGTACGACGAAAACGACGGTGTGTTTGATGACTTACAAACAGATGCAGACGAACTCAATATGACATCTTCCTCTGATGACCTTGTAACATCAGCTTCTCATGAAAGCATGAGCGAAATTGAAAGCAGCGAGGAGGATTTACAGCATCAAATACAAGAGGAAAATGAAGCATCAGCAAGTATCAGAGAGACAGAAGAACCACTCTATGAAGGGAGCAAAATATCGAAAGTGCTATCATTTGTTCTTATCGTCTCATTTGTCCTGAAGCACAATTTAAGTAAAGCCGCTTGGGCAGACCTCCTCAACTTACTGACCGTTTTGCTTGGTGAGCGATGCAAGAAAACTTTCCAGTCAGTATACAAGATGAAACTATCCATGAGGGAatattttgggtcaaaagagCCAACTAAGATCAATTACTGTGCAAACTGCTTCAACCAAGTGGAAGACAGATGTCATAAAGCTGGACGTTGTAGTGGTGCATCAGTTTCCAGTTTTTTAGATCTGCAttttgaagagaaaataaaggatCTCTTCAAAGATTCTGAATTCTTAAGATTACTGAAGAAAGGGAAGGCGCAAATCAGAAGTGCTGCCTCTAACACAATACACGACATCTACCACGGACTTGATTACAAGAATTTCTTACATCCTGGAGGTTTCCTCGGCTCACAGCCTTACAACATCTCCTTTAACCTTAACACTGATGGAGTGAACAAATATTCTTCATCAACTGCCGGTCATTTGTGGCTCGTGTATTTGATGATCAATGAGCTTCCGAAGGAGCACAGATTTAGAAAGAAATTCATTATTCCTGCATATATCTATTGCGACAAACATGATCCCAATATGCTAACATTCTTAAACCCACTGGTTGAAAAGCTTAACAGCTTCTACGAAACGGGAATTCATGTGCCAGGGAGCGGGGACGGTGACATAACCGTTCGATGTATGCTATTTGTTGCGACAGCGGATTTGCCTGCACGAGCTGCCCTTATGAACATGAAGCAATTTAACGGTAAATGTGCTTGCCACCTTTGCAAGTCGGAGGGAACTGCTTATGGGCAACATAATATTCACAGATGTTGGCCTTTTAAGCAAAACCACGAGAAGAGGACACACGAAGATCAAATCAATTTTGCCATGAAGGCAACTCAAAAACAAGCTGTGATGGGAGTAAAGGGACACTCGATTTTTGCGAAACTGTTGTATCCTTTCGATTTGGTTCGCTCTTTTGCAATTGATTGGATGCACTGTGTATGTCTGGGGGTTGTTAAATACATCATGACGCTGCAGCTATCTGAGggaaacaaagacaaagattTTTACATAGGATCGAGTAAGGCCTGCTTGTCGCACAGACTTCTGTCCATCAAGCCGCCGGACATTGTTGGAAGATTACCGAGATCGCTAGACGATCTCAAGCACTGGAAAGCAACTGAATTTAAGAACTGGCTACTGCATTATTCTGTGGCAGTTCTTCGCCCAGTTTTAAACCCTTTGTACCTTTTTCACTGGACCCTTCTTGTCGGTGGAATAGGAATACTCTGTAGTGATTCCATTGTGAAGGACGATTTAAGTAGTGCCGACAGTATGTTACAAGACTTCGTTCTCTTAATGGGAATCCTGTATGCACCAACCAAATGCACCATGAATGTTCACCTTTTGCAGCATTTTGCCTACTATGTCTCAAGAAGAGGGCCGATATGGGCATATAgctgttttgcctttgaaggTATGAATGCCTTCATCAAACCCCTTGTGCATGGAACGCATCACGCGATGGAACAAATAGGTTGCGCTATTGGACTTTGCTTTGGTCTATCTAACTTTACTAAAGACGTTTTGGCCAATGCTAATGTTCCCAAAGATAGTAAACGTTTGATAAGAAGTCTTACTGGCTTTTCCAAAAGCAAT
This window harbors:
- the LOC141860795 gene encoding uncharacterized protein LOC141860795, whose amino-acid sequence is MGNCNDSSSHGDSSLSSDSDAEYQVESGKTREPQTRKTSKQLRYYYRKTAGRTKRTYTPFADQENPSKQLKCYHAMKECESATVSAEHDLSLEIDATGDNTIAYDENDGVFDDLQTDADELNMTSSSDDLVTSASHESMSEIESSEEDLQHQIQEENEASASIRETEEPLYEGSKISKVLSFVLIVSFVLKHNLSKAAWADLLNLLTVLLGERCKKTFQSVYKMKLSMREYFGSKEPTKINYCANCFNQVEDRCHKAGRCSGASVSSFLDLHFEEKIKDLFKDSEFLRLLKKGKAQIRSAASNTIHDIYHGLDYKNFLHPGGFLGSQPYNISFNLNTDGVNKYSSSTAGHLWLVYLMINELPKEHRFRKKFIIPAYIYCDKHDPNMLTFLNPLVEKLNSFYETGIHVPGSGDGDITVRCMLFVATADLPARAALMNMKQFNGKCACHLCKSEGTAYGQHNIHRCWPFKQNHEKRTHEDQINFAMKATQKQAVMGVKGHSIFAKLLYPFDLVRSFAIDWMHCVCLGVVKYIMTLQLSEGNKDKDFYIGSSKACLSHRLLSIKPPDIVGRLPRSLDDLKHWKATEFKNWLLHYSVAVLRPVLNPLYLFHWTLLVGGIGILCSDSIVKDDLSSADSMLQDFVLLMGILYAPTKCTMNVHLLQHFAYYVSRRGPIWAYSCFAFEGMNAFIKPLVHGTHHAMEQIGCAIGLCFGLSNFTKDVLANANVPKDSKRLIRSLTGFSKSNYKTSSRIAGGYLCGKHSNIDSDILTLVKVHVIINRWPKDYEVEAYRRFESDEGQKFYSSLAKTWKTNSTVIEYTENCSVCYGRVKIFLKLNGKAICVCDKLEETFDNVRFNKRDCDASLRSLSVSDDDRNRVSAILQRYHDKRLVNHHVYVKPSFGGPVIIQVEQIRRKCVFIDISTDAWIISRFPNITEHN